CAGGCGGGGTGATCGGTGTGATCGCCCTGCGGCTCACCGCCGAGCTGTTCATCCGCTGGCTGGAGATCTTCCGGCATCTGGAAACCGCCGGCTACCTGGCCGTGGGCCTGGTGGGACTGCGACTGCTGCTGCGCCTTGCCTGGCCGGAGCTGGTGCCGCCGGAATGGACCCTGCTGGCCATGGTGGGCGGGCTGTTTCTCTGGGGCTTTTCCGTGCGGCAGCCCCCGGCTGACGCAGCGACTCAGTTGGAGTGAGGCCAGGCGAGGCGATGCAGGTGGAACTCCGTCAGATCGGCACCGATGAGCTGCTCGACACCCTCACGGTGGAGCTGCAGACCCAGATCCCCCAGCCCGGTCGCTGGCTGGAGGTGGGCCAGCGCAGCTTCCTGGTGATGCAGCGCCGCCATCGCTACCGCCTCCGCAACGGTCGCTACACGCTGGCGGCCGTGGCCCTGCAGGTGAAACCGGAGCCGCGCCCGGCCGACGCCCGGCGCTGGGGGCAGGGCTGGGTGATCGGTGATCCCCTCTGCCGGTACAACGCCCGCAGCCCTCTGTTGCGCTGCGCCGTGCTGCCCGACGGACCGTGCGAGCGCTGTGCCCACTTCGAGCCCACCCGCTGATGGCGGCCGATCCCTCCGCCGCTGACGGTGCCCGGCAGGCGGAGGCCGCAGGCCAGGCCCTCAGGATCCGGCTGCGGGGGCGCTTGCTTGAGTTCCTCAAGTTCAGGGTGCTGGCGGCCCAGGAGGGGTTCTTCACCGGATTCGGCGGCGCGGAGGCGACCGGCGGGGATCCAGGTCCGGCCGCCTCCCGGGTGCGCCAGTGGCTCCATGGCCTCGGCGTGAGGGAGTTCGACCCGCTGGCCGACGACGATCTTCTGGCCGTGCTGGCCACGGCCCGCCGTCTCTACCTGGACTGAGCGACCCACGGGCGGCGCCCGTAGGGTGAAGGGGTGATCGCTCCGCCCCGTTTCCCCATCACTCCCTCCTCCCGCACGGCTTCCCAACCGGTTCCCACCCGCTCGGCCCGAGGGGAGCAGCACGAACCCGCACCCTCCGGCTTTGCGGCCCTCGGCCTGGGCCTGCCGATTCTCAAGGCCGTGGCCGAGAAGGGCTACACCACCCCGTCCCCGATCCAGCTGGAGTGCATCCCCACCGTGCTGGCGGGGCACGACGTGATGGCCGCCGCCCAGACCGGCACGGGCAAGACCGCCGGCTTCACCCTGCCGATGCTGGAGCGGCTGAGCCACGGGCCCCACGCCCGCGGCGGCGTGGTGCGGGCCCTGGTGCTCACCCCCACCCGCGAGCTGGCCGCCCAGGTGGCCGAGAACGTGGCGGCCTACGGCCGCTACCTCGACCTGCGCAGCGACGTGGTGTTCGGCGGGGTGAAGATCAACCCCCAGATCCACCGGCTGCGGGCCGGAGCCGACATCCTGGTGGCCACCCCTGGACGGCTGCTGGACCTGCAGCAGCAGCGGGCCATCCGGCTCGACCGGGTGGAGGTGCTGGTGCTGGATGAGGCGGACCGGATGCTCGACATGGGCTTCATCCGCGACATCCAGAAGCTGCTGGCCCTGCTGCCGCCGAAGCGCCAGAACCTGCTGTTCTCCGCCACCTTCAGCCCCTCGATCCGCAAGCTGGCCCACGGCCTGCTGCACCAGCCGGTGCAGCTGCAGGCCACGCCGGAAAACCAGGCCGCCCCCACCGTGGAGCACCTGCTCCATCCCTGCGACATGGCGCGCAAGCCGGAGCTGCTCACCCACCTGATCGCCAGCAACGACTGGCAGCAGGTGCTCGTGTTCTCGCGCACGAAGCACGGGGCCAACCGGATGGCGGATCGGCTCTGCGCGGCGGGCCTGGAGGCCGCCGCCATCCATGGCAACAAGAGCCAGGGGGCCCGCACCCGGGCCCTTGCCGGCTTCAAGAGCGGTGAGGTGCGCGTGCTCGTGGCCACCGACCTGGCCGCCCGCGGCATCGACATCCACCAGCTCCCCCATGTGGTGAATCTGGACCTGCCGAACCAGGCCGAGGACTACGTGCACCGCATCGGCCGCACCGGACGGGCGGGCCATCCCGGCCACGCGATCTCCCTGGTGGCGGCCGAGGAGCACGAGCTGCTGGGGGCCATCGAGCGCCTGATCGGCACCCCCCTGCCCTCCCAGACCGTGCCGGGCTTCGAGCCCACCGTGCTGCGGGCCCCGCCGCTCGATCTCAGCGGCGGCCGCGGCGGCCGGGGGGGGCGCAGTGCCCCTGGCCGCGGCAGCGTCGGGCGGAGCAGCGCAGGGCGAACCCCACGGCCCGAGGGCCGCGGCTCCGCAAACAGCAGCAAGCGACACAACCGCGGACGCGGCCCTCGGCTCGGATAGGGCCGCAACGAACGACCCCATGCCTTACGAGCCCGGATCCCCCGAATGCCGTGTGCTGATCGACTGCAAGAGCCAGATCGAATCGATGCTTCTGGCCCTGGATCGCATCGAGAACAGTGCCCACATCCGCGACCAGCTGCGCTCGGTGCACAACCAGCTGGAGGGGTTGCACGCGCTTTACCGGCGCAGCAATGCATGAAGCTGCTGGGGCGGCCCCGGGCCTCAGCCCGTCGCCCCACCCGTGGCGGGCTGTGACGCTGCCGCTGGCCTGGAGAGCTGCTCCTCCAGTTCACGGCAGAGGCTGTAGGCACAGGCCAGCGTGGCCACCCGCCGCAAGCCCTGCGGGTGGCACATGCCGGCCGCATTCCGAGCACCCACCAGGTAACCGCCCGCCAGATCGCGGAAGATCTGACAGTGGACACCCGCTTCAGCCACGAACGTGAGGACGGTTGAAGCAGCCGGTACGGCTGCGGGGCCATCCGAAGCGCGTGAATGCCTGCCTGCCGGCACGCTGATGCCCATGGAGCTGCCTCAAGAGCTTTACCCCCGCTCTAGCGACGTCCCCGGGGCGTCCTTGCGTGTGCGTTTCCTAACCACATAGAACTTATCTCCCGGGGTTCGGCCCCGTGCTTGCGCGGCTCAGGCGGCCGTGGCCGGCCCCAGCCTGTCGCCGCGCTGCGCGCCCAGCTGCTGGATCAGGGCCTGGCCACGGCAGGGGCGCTTCCCCTCGATCTGGGCTTCCCGCAGGATCAGGGGACAGCCAGCCGTGGCCACCACCAGACCCTCCCCGGGTTCCACCGCCAGGATCTCACCCGCCGCGGCACCGCCGGCACTCCAGTGTCCGCACAGGGCTGCCGCCGCCGGGGACAGGCTCTCCCGCAGCCGCTCCACCAGGGGTTCGGTGGCCAGCAGCTTCAGCCGCCGACCGTTCCAGAGCGTGTGGGCAGCGGGGTAGAGCGCCATCACCCGGCGGTGGATCTCCAGGGCAGGGCTGCTCCAGTCGATGACGGCGTCGTCCTTGCGGAGCTGGCGGGCGTAGGTCATGCCGTCGCTGCTCTGGGGACGCACACCCAGACGGCGCCAGCGCTCAGCTTCAGGGCCCGGGCCAGCGGCGGCGATCCGGGGCAGGGCCTCCAGGAGCAGCTCGGCAGTGAGGGCGGCCAGCCGCCGGGCCAGGCTCTCGGCGTTCTCCAGCAGAGCGATCCGGAGCCTGCGCTCCAGCAACACGGGCCCGGTGTCCAGCCCGGCCTCCATCGCCATGATGCCCACTCCGGTTTCCGGGTCGCCGGCCAGCAGGCTCCACTGAACCGGGGCCGCACCGCGCCAGCGGGGCAGGAGCGAGCCATGGCCGTTCCAGCAGCCCAGGGGCGGCTGGGCCAGCACCTCCGGCGGCAGGATCTGCCCGAAGGCCACCACCACCGAGGCATCGGCGCCCAGCGCGGCCAGGGCCGCCTGGGTGTGGGGCTCGTGACGGATCCGTCCCGGGGTGAACACCGGCAGCCCCAGGGCCTCGGCCCTCTGCTTCACCGGCGAGGGCACGAGCTGGCCGCCGCGTCCGCGGCGCCGGTCGGGCTGGCTGACCACACCCACCAGGGTGTGACCGGCATTCACCAGGGCCTCGAGGCTCGGCACGGCATAGGCCGGCGTACCCCAGAACAGAATCCGCATGGAGGCAGCACGCAGGGCAGTGACTCGCTCAGGCTTCCCCGGTGACGGACAGGCCCTCGACCCACACATGGGGGCAGAGGCCGTCGGGAGTCACCTTGGCCTCGCCTTCGAAGCCGATGATGCCCTGCAGCACCCGGCGGATGTCGCCGGCCACCGTGGCGGCCTCGATCGAGCGAACCTCACCGTTGCGCACCAGCCAGCCGTCGAAGGGCAGGGAGAAGGCCCCCTGGCTCGCCTTCACTCCGGCATGGAGGGCGGAAAGGGAATCGATCCACACCAGCGGCTCCTCCGTGTTGAACCGGTCCAGCCCCTGCTGGCCGCCGTCGCTGCCGGGTGTGGGGCCGATCTCAAACCAGTCGGGACCCACCGACACCTTGGCTCCCATGCCGGCGTGGCCGGTGGGCGCCACCCCGAACGCCCGGGCCGTGGCCTCGGAGTGCAGGAAATGGCGCAGCACGCCGCCGTCCACCAGGGCGAGGCGCCGTGTGGGTGTGCCCTCCCCGTCAAAGGCCGAGGCACCGACGTTGCCGGGGTGCAGTCCGTTGTCGTGGATGGAGAGGAAGGGCACGGCCAGCCGTTCCCCGAGGGAGGTGCGGCTGCTCAGGCTGACCCCATCGAGCACGGCGCGGGCATTGAACAGGCTGCTGAAGGCGCCGATCAGGTCCAGGAACGCCTCCGGACTGAACACGCAGGTGTACCGGCCTGTGGCGATGGGCGCGTAATCGAGGTGGCTGATGGTGCGCTCGGCCGCCTCGCTGATGCAGCCGTCGATGTCGAGCTCGCCGGCGCCGTAGGCCAGGCGCATGGCCCCGGCACTGCGGGGCTTGCGGCCCTCTTCCTCGGCCCGGGCGTAGAGATACAGGCTGGCGGTGGTGAGCCGCTGGTGCCGGCAGGCGCCGGCGCTGTTCAGGTAGAGGCGCTCGCTGCTGCGCTGGGCCAGGCCGTTGTAGGGAACGGTGCCGATGGCGGGGTGGCTCTCGAGCAGGGTCTGTTCGGCCTGTTGCAGCGTGCCCAGCAGTTGCAGGATCGGCTGCGGGGCGTGACTGGGCTGCTGCAGCGGTTCCAGCGGTGCCGTGGCGAGGGGGGAGAAGGCGGGGGTGTCGTCCGGGTTGCCGAAGGCCGAGGCTGCCTGGGCTCCGGCGAGAGCCTTCTCGAGCCCGGCATCGGAGAGGTCGGAGGTGCTGGTGATCCCCACCAGGCCGTCGCCGTTCCAGACCCGCACCGTGATGGCGCTGCGCTGGGCCCCCTTCATCTGCTTCGCCTCGCCGCGGTCCACCTGCACGGAGGTGTCCGTGCTGCAGGAGGCACCCAGATCCCACTGCCGGATCCCCTGCCGCTGGGCCAGGGTTTCAAGCCGCTCGTGCAGGGCGGGGGCATCGAGACCGGCCGTGCTGCCGGGGTGGGCGGAGCTCGTGATGGTCATGGTCAGCGGCCCCCCACGGTGATGGTGTCGACCTTGATGTGGGGTTGCCCCACCGTGACGAAGATGCTGCCGCTCACCGAGCCACAGAAGCCGGCCGCCAGGTCGAGGTCGTTGGCGCACATGGAGATCCGCGGCATCACCTCCTTGGCCTCACCGATCAGGGTGGCTCCCTTCACGGGCCTGGTGAGGCTGCCGTTCTCGATCAGATAGCCCTCCTCCACCGCGAAATTGAACTGGCCGGTGGGTCCGACGCTGCCACCACCCATGGATTTGCAGTAGAGGCCGCGGTCCACCGAGGCGATCAGCTGCTCCGGTGTGTGGGGGCCCGGCGCGATGTAGGTGTTCCGCATGCGGCTGGCGGCCGCGAAGCTGTGGCTCTGACGACGGCCGCTGCCGGTGCGGGGGTGGCCCGTGCGCATTTCCCCGGCCCTGTCGCTGAGGAAGCGCTTGAGCACGCCGTTCTCGATCAGGACGGTGCGCTGGGCCTCCATGCCCTCGTCGTCGATCGAGAGGGAGCCGAAGGCCCCATCGCTCAGGCCCTCGTCGATGGCCGTCACGGCGCTGTGGGCGATCGGTTCGCCGATCCTGCCGGCGAAGGGGGTGGTGCCCCGCTCCACCTGGGTGGTTTCCAGCAGGTGGCCGCAGGCCTCGTGAAAGATCACGCCGCCGAAGCGGTTGGCGAGCACCGCCGGCATTTGGCCGGCCTCCACGTAATCGGCGTAGAGCATGGTGGCGGCGCTGCCGCACACATCCTGGGCGCTGGCGTCGGCGTCCCAGTGGCGCAGATCGTCAGGGCGGCCGGAGGTGCCGTAGCGGCGGCCGAGGCCGGCGCGGTGGTCGCCATCGGCGGCCAGCACGTTCAGCCCCAGGGATTGATGCAGGCGGATGTCCCGAGCCACGGAGCCATCGCTGGCGGCCACCAGGATTTCCTGCCAGTCACGGGCGTACTGGCTGCGGCGGGCCTGCAGGTGGCGCCCATGCTGCTGAAGCCGGGCTGTGGCCTCCAGCAGCTTGCCGCTGGCTTCGCCCATGGCCGGGCAGCGTTGCAGCCAGTCGTGCTTGGCGGCGCCGTAATCCCGCAGGCTGCTCAGGCCCTCGAACGGGCTGGGGGTGCTGGTCGCCAGTTCCAGGCCGAGCATTCCCAGGGCCTGCTCCAGAGCCCGCAGCAGCCCGGCTTCGGAGAGATCGTTGGTGCTCACGAAACCATCGCGCAGCCCGCGGAACACCCGGATGCCCGCACCCCTGCCGAAGGAGGGGCTCACGCTGGTGATGGCATCCTGCTCGGCCAGCATGCCGAGATGGTCGGTGCGCTCGAGGAACACTTCCACCAGATCTGCGCCGGCAGCGCGGCCGGCGGCCAGGATCGTCTCCAGGCGGGGAAGCCATCCCTGATCGAGCTGCTCGGAGACGGGCGGGGCTGCGGAAAGAACCACGTGGTTCAGGTCAGAGGTGGGTGGTGGAACGGTCCTAGCAAAAGGGCCCCGGCGACGGTGGCCGGAGCCCGGGAGCTCTGCGGTGCCGCTGCCGTTCAGCGCACGGCAGGCTGGAAGGCCTCGCTGCGGATGGGTTTCATCAGGAAGAGCTTGGCCATCTCGGCGGCGTTGCCGATCCAGTAGGGCAGCTTGCGCAGCGCCTTGAGGGGGGCCGGGGCACCGCTCTGGTCGGCCTCGCTGAGGGCGGCGTTGTTGTCCACCAGGCGCTCGAGCCGCTCCCAGAACTTGGGATTGCGCACATCCAGAACCACGGGGAACACCCGGGCGGAGGTCTCGTTGGTCTTGTCGATCACGTACTTGTCGTAGGCACGGGCATCGAGACCGAGGGCCTCGTAGAACTCCTTGCGCGCCACGTCGCGCACGTACATGGTGGCGAACACGGCCAGGAGGAAGAAACGGCACCACAGGCGGGCCTGCAGGCCCCGCACGGTGTCGGGCTGGGCCTTCATCAGGGCGTCGAAGAAGTCACCATGACGGTTCTCGTCCTGACACCAGTTTTCAAAGAAGTTGAAGATCGGGAAGATCTTGCTTTCCGGGTTCTTCTCCAGATGGCGGTAAATGGCGATGTAGCGCCAGTAGCCGATCTTCTCACTCAGGTAGGTGGCGTAGAAGATGAACTTGGGCTTGAAGTAGGTGTAGGCCTTGTTGGCCGTGAGAAAGCCCAGGTCGAGCTGGAGGCCGAAATCGGCCATGGCCTTGTTGAGAAAGCCGGCATGGCGGGCTTCATCCCGGGCCATATGGGCGAAGCACTCCGCCAGGAGGGGGTTCTTCTCCTTGATGCGACGGCTCAGCTCCTTGTAGAGGAGAAAGCCCGAGAATTCAGAGGTGCAGCTCTGCTCGAGGAACTCCACGAACACCCGGCGGGTCTCAGGATCAAGTTTCTCGGCCGCACCCTCGAATTCGCCATTGCGCACGAAGTGGTGGCGGTTGTAGTCCTTGCGGAATTCCTCGCAGATGGCCTCCAGCTCCACGGCGTTGGGGCGGAGGTCCATGGCCGCCATGGCCTCGAAATCGGTGGTGTAGAACCGCGGCGTCAGGATGGTGTCCTTCACCGGATCCTTGATGGCGGGGGAATCCGGTGTGCCGATGGTCAGGCCGGAGCCAGGTGCGGCGGCGGGATTGGCGACAGCGGTTGGGGGCACCATCAGGCTGGCAACACAGAGCGTGCGGCCATCGTAAGTGGCCTGGCCTCTGCGGCGGCCTGGATGTAACGGCGTACGGGGGTGCTAGTTGGCCCCGAGCCACTTCTGCCCGTTCAGCCGCTGCACCAGCCGGGAGACCAGCAGGGGCAGGGTGATCTTGCGCTCGTCGATCAGAAAGGATTCCACCAGGCTCGGCTGGGCGCCGGCCTCGGCCACGATCACCACCTTCGGCGCGGTGAGGCTCTCCTCGGTGAAGCAGAGCCAGAACCGGCGTTCCTCCGGCAGGACGCCAGCCACCATCCAGCAGGGACTGCCGATCACCGGCATCGCAGCCTGCTCGAAGGAGAGCTGGGGCGCTGGTCCGCCGTAGGCCTGGATCTCCTTGCTGAGCGCCGGGATCAGCAGCTCGGGAACGAAGGTGGCGAAGGGTTGCTCCTCCGGAGCCGGTGGCTTCGCTGCCGCCTTGGCGGCCGGCTTGGCAGCAGCGGTGCCGGCAGAGCTGGCTGCTCCAGCCTTGTCTGCGGCGCTGTCCTGGGCTGGATTGGTGGCCTCACTCACCGAACTCTGGCCTCAAACCATCGGTGGCCCGACTCTAAGCCGGGCGGCGTGTGCTTCAGACACACCTCGGTGCCGGGGCCGTGGGCCCTGGGTTCACCAGCTCTCGGCCAGGGGGCTGCCCCAGCCATCCCCCCCGGCAGCCCCTGGTGTCGGTGCCGCCACCGCGAAGCCCCGCTCCGGCCTCGGCGATGCTGGGTGTTCCTGGGCGGGGCTGGCGGTGGTGGCGCCGGCCCGCCGGATCACCCGGTAGGGCACCGCCACGGTGGGACTGCTCTCCCCGGCCGCCCGTGTGGGGCCGGCTCCAGGGCCGTAGGCGGGCGGGTAGCCAGCAGGCGCTTCGCTGTCCGCGTCCATTCCCGGCCAGCCGGTCTCGCGGGGGGGGGCGCTGGGCTGGCGGCTGTCTTCGACGTTGGCTTCGCGGCTGTTCAGAGGGCGCCTCACCTGCCGCTGCAGCTCCCGCTCCCCTGCGCTCATGGCCAGGGCGGTGCCCAGGGCACTCACCCCAGCTCCACCCGCCGCCGCCAGCATCATCCACACCCCGATCGGCAGGGAGGGCGTGCTCCAGGTGAGCAGGCGCAGAGCCACCGCAGGCCGGGGGTTGACGGCACCGATCAGCACCACGGCCAGCAGCGGCGCCAGCAACGGGAGCAGAAGCAGCTGTCGCACCAGAGGGGCCAAGACTCAGGACTCGGTGGGAATCGGGGTGGACACGGGCTCTGGCGGTGTCGGGTTGCCGGAGCCTGGGCTGGAGCGGTCGGCCCGATCGGCCTGGATGGGGCCCTGCCAACGCCGCAGGCTGCCCAGCTCGAAGCCGAGCACATCAAAGACGCGGATCACCAGGAAATCCACCATCTCCTCGATCCCACGGGGGCGGTGGTACCAGGCCGGCACCGGTGGTGCGATGCGTGCCCCGGCTTCCGCCAGGGCGGTGAGATTGCGGAGGTGCACCAGGCTCCAGGGCGTTTCCCGGGGACAGATCACCAGGGGTCTGCCCTCCTTCAGGTGCACATCGGCGGCCCGCTCCACCAGGTCGAGGGCCACACCGGAGGCGATCCGTCCCACCGTGCCCATCGAAGCGGGCAGGATCACCATGCCCCGGGTGCGGTAGCTGCCGCTGGCGATCGCGGCGGCCTGGTCATTCCAGCGATGGCAGCGCAACCGTCCGGTCTGGCAACCGGTCTCCTCGCGCCAGAACCGTTCCTGGGCCTCCGGTTCGCTCGGGACCCGCAGTCCCAGCTCCGCCTGCCACACCCCGATGGCACCGCGGCTCGTCACCATCTCGACCGACTCGCCCGCCTCCAGCAGCAGCTGCAGTGCCCGTCTGGCCAGGGGTTGGGCCGAGGCCCCGGAAACGGCCAGAACAACCGGGTCCATCGCCTCAGGCCTCGTTGAGCACGGCCACCGGGGTGAACGTGTCGTCGCCGTCGGGGGAGTCCCCGTCGTGGGAGTCGCCGTCGAGGGGGGCCTTGTCCGGGGCGGCGAGGTTGTCCTGGCCGTCCGCCAGGGCCTCGTAGCCCTCCGGCAGCTGCACGGCCAGATCGATCTGGTGGCGCAGCGCATCCACCTTCTGGATCTCGACCTCCACCGCATCGCCGAGCATGTAGGTGCGGCGGTTCTTGCGGCCCACCAGCCGGTTCTGGCGCGAGCGGTACTCGTACCAGTCGTCCTTGAGGGAGCTCACGTGCACCAGCCCCTCGACGTTGGAGGGTGGCACTTCCACGAAGAAGCCGTAGCTCTGCACACCACTGATGATTCCCGGCAGCACCTGGCCGACCAGCGGTTCAGCCTGCCGGGCCTGGGCCATGGCCAGCAGATCCGCCTCCAGCTCCGCCCCGAAACGGCGCCTGCCGTTCAGCCGCTGCACCAGGCCATGGGCAAGACCCTGATGGAAGGGAACCAGGGCGCTGTTCGGCAGCAGGGGCCAGTC
This portion of the Cyanobium sp. NIES-981 genome encodes:
- a CDS encoding DUF6464 family protein, translated to MQVELRQIGTDELLDTLTVELQTQIPQPGRWLEVGQRSFLVMQRRHRYRLRNGRYTLAAVALQVKPEPRPADARRWGQGWVIGDPLCRYNARSPLLRCAVLPDGPCERCAHFEPTR
- a CDS encoding DEAD/DEAH box helicase, translating into MIAPPRFPITPSSRTASQPVPTRSARGEQHEPAPSGFAALGLGLPILKAVAEKGYTTPSPIQLECIPTVLAGHDVMAAAQTGTGKTAGFTLPMLERLSHGPHARGGVVRALVLTPTRELAAQVAENVAAYGRYLDLRSDVVFGGVKINPQIHRLRAGADILVATPGRLLDLQQQRAIRLDRVEVLVLDEADRMLDMGFIRDIQKLLALLPPKRQNLLFSATFSPSIRKLAHGLLHQPVQLQATPENQAAPTVEHLLHPCDMARKPELLTHLIASNDWQQVLVFSRTKHGANRMADRLCAAGLEAAAIHGNKSQGARTRALAGFKSGEVRVLVATDLAARGIDIHQLPHVVNLDLPNQAEDYVHRIGRTGRAGHPGHAISLVAAEEHELLGAIERLIGTPLPSQTVPGFEPTVLRAPPLDLSGGRGGRGGRSAPGRGSVGRSSAGRTPRPEGRGSANSSKRHNRGRGPRLG
- the fmt gene encoding methionyl-tRNA formyltransferase; translated protein: MRILFWGTPAYAVPSLEALVNAGHTLVGVVSQPDRRRGRGGQLVPSPVKQRAEALGLPVFTPGRIRHEPHTQAALAALGADASVVVAFGQILPPEVLAQPPLGCWNGHGSLLPRWRGAAPVQWSLLAGDPETGVGIMAMEAGLDTGPVLLERRLRIALLENAESLARRLAALTAELLLEALPRIAAAGPGPEAERWRRLGVRPQSSDGMTYARQLRKDDAVIDWSSPALEIHRRVMALYPAAHTLWNGRRLKLLATEPLVERLRESLSPAAAALCGHWSAGGAAAGEILAVEPGEGLVVATAGCPLILREAQIEGKRPCRGQALIQQLGAQRGDRLGPATAA
- a CDS encoding TldD/PmbA family protein, which gives rise to MTITSSAHPGSTAGLDAPALHERLETLAQRQGIRQWDLGASCSTDTSVQVDRGEAKQMKGAQRSAITVRVWNGDGLVGITSTSDLSDAGLEKALAGAQAASAFGNPDDTPAFSPLATAPLEPLQQPSHAPQPILQLLGTLQQAEQTLLESHPAIGTVPYNGLAQRSSERLYLNSAGACRHQRLTTASLYLYARAEEEGRKPRSAGAMRLAYGAGELDIDGCISEAAERTISHLDYAPIATGRYTCVFSPEAFLDLIGAFSSLFNARAVLDGVSLSSRTSLGERLAVPFLSIHDNGLHPGNVGASAFDGEGTPTRRLALVDGGVLRHFLHSEATARAFGVAPTGHAGMGAKVSVGPDWFEIGPTPGSDGGQQGLDRFNTEEPLVWIDSLSALHAGVKASQGAFSLPFDGWLVRNGEVRSIEAATVAGDIRRVLQGIIGFEGEAKVTPDGLCPHVWVEGLSVTGEA
- a CDS encoding TldD/PmbA family protein, translating into MVLSAAPPVSEQLDQGWLPRLETILAAGRAAGADLVEVFLERTDHLGMLAEQDAITSVSPSFGRGAGIRVFRGLRDGFVSTNDLSEAGLLRALEQALGMLGLELATSTPSPFEGLSSLRDYGAAKHDWLQRCPAMGEASGKLLEATARLQQHGRHLQARRSQYARDWQEILVAASDGSVARDIRLHQSLGLNVLAADGDHRAGLGRRYGTSGRPDDLRHWDADASAQDVCGSAATMLYADYVEAGQMPAVLANRFGGVIFHEACGHLLETTQVERGTTPFAGRIGEPIAHSAVTAIDEGLSDGAFGSLSIDDEGMEAQRTVLIENGVLKRFLSDRAGEMRTGHPRTGSGRRQSHSFAAASRMRNTYIAPGPHTPEQLIASVDRGLYCKSMGGGSVGPTGQFNFAVEEGYLIENGSLTRPVKGATLIGEAKEVMPRISMCANDLDLAAGFCGSVSGSIFVTVGQPHIKVDTITVGGR
- the acsF gene encoding magnesium-protoporphyrin IX monomethyl ester (oxidative) cyclase; translated protein: MVPPTAVANPAAAPGSGLTIGTPDSPAIKDPVKDTILTPRFYTTDFEAMAAMDLRPNAVELEAICEEFRKDYNRHHFVRNGEFEGAAEKLDPETRRVFVEFLEQSCTSEFSGFLLYKELSRRIKEKNPLLAECFAHMARDEARHAGFLNKAMADFGLQLDLGFLTANKAYTYFKPKFIFYATYLSEKIGYWRYIAIYRHLEKNPESKIFPIFNFFENWCQDENRHGDFFDALMKAQPDTVRGLQARLWCRFFLLAVFATMYVRDVARKEFYEALGLDARAYDKYVIDKTNETSARVFPVVLDVRNPKFWERLERLVDNNAALSEADQSGAPAPLKALRKLPYWIGNAAEMAKLFLMKPIRSEAFQPAVR
- a CDS encoding DUF2996 domain-containing protein, which codes for MSEATNPAQDSAADKAGAASSAGTAAAKPAAKAAAKPPAPEEQPFATFVPELLIPALSKEIQAYGGPAPQLSFEQAAMPVIGSPCWMVAGVLPEERRFWLCFTEESLTAPKVVIVAEAGAQPSLVESFLIDERKITLPLLVSRLVQRLNGQKWLGAN
- a CDS encoding flavin prenyltransferase UbiX → MDPVVLAVSGASAQPLARRALQLLLEAGESVEMVTSRGAIGVWQAELGLRVPSEPEAQERFWREETGCQTGRLRCHRWNDQAAAIASGSYRTRGMVILPASMGTVGRIASGVALDLVERAADVHLKEGRPLVICPRETPWSLVHLRNLTALAEAGARIAPPVPAWYHRPRGIEEMVDFLVIRVFDVLGFELGSLRRWQGPIQADRADRSSPGSGNPTPPEPVSTPIPTES